From Symphalangus syndactylus isolate Jambi chromosome X, NHGRI_mSymSyn1-v2.1_pri, whole genome shotgun sequence, the proteins below share one genomic window:
- the LOC129475186 gene encoding high mobility group protein B3-like, which translates to MAKGDPKKPNGKMSAYAFFVQTCREERKKKYPEVPVNFAEFSKKCSRRWKTMSRKEKSKFDELAKADKVRYDQEMKDYGPAKGGKKKKDSNTFKRPPSGFFLFCSEFHPKIKSTNPGICIGDVSKKLGEM; encoded by the coding sequence ATGGCTAAAGGTGACCCCAAGAAACCAAATGGCAAGATGTCTGCTTATGCCTTCTTTGTGCAGACGTGCAGAGAAGAACGTAAGAAGAAATACCCAGAGGTCCCTGTCAATTTTGCAGAATTTTCCAAGAAGTGCTCCAGGAGGTGGAAGACAATGTCCAGGAAAGAGAAGTCTAAATTTGATGAATTGGCAAAGGCGGATAAAGTACGCTATGATCAGGAAATGAAGGATTATGGACCAGCTAAGGGAGGCAAGAAGAAGAAGGATTCTAATACCTTCAAAAGGCCACCATCTggattcttcctgttctgttcagAATTCCACCCCAAGATAAAATCCACAAACCCTGGCATCTGTATTGGAGACGTGTCAAAAAAGCTGGGTGAGATGTAG